Proteins encoded by one window of Acidimicrobiales bacterium:
- the secA gene encoding preprotein translocase subunit SecA produces the protein MSVFSKILRAGEGKKVRALQGIVPEINALEPEIKALSDDALAHRTVEFRERIARATADGDSIHDVLNELLIEAFAVVREAAWRVIGQRHFDVQLMGGAALHFGWIAEMKTGEGKTLVSTLPVYLNGLSSRGVHVITVNDYLARRDAEWMGRIHNFLGVTVGRVSPEIEGSDRKREAYACDVTYGTNTEFGFDYLRDNMARSLDAMVQRGHVFGIVDEVDSILIDEARTPLIISGPAAESARLYYQFAGIVRALVRDVDYEVEEEKRTVVPTEEGIEKVERQLNVGNLYDAVSVNYVHQLQNALKAKELFKRDKDYVVMDGEVKIVDEFTGRILDGRRWSDGLHQAVEAKERVKIKEENHTWATVTLQNYFRLYEKLSGMTGTAETEASEFANTYNLPVVPIPTHRPMVRNDLGDLIYKTEEAKFAAVVDDVVERNEKGQPILIGTASVEKSEVLSRLLDRRGIQHSVLNAKQHTREAHIVAQAGRLGGVTVATNMAGRGVDILLGGNPEGLARNEVVAQGLDPETEEGAALLAELIPKFEAETRAEGDEIRQLGGLYVLGSERHESRRIDNQLRGRAGRQGDPGESRFFLSLEDELMRLFATGAMSWVMGKALPDDVPIEAKMVTKAIERAQNTVEQRNAEIRKNTLKYDEVMNEQRKVIYGRRRQILDGTDLRERTLEILAAAVEGLVKGYLVSDYAEDWDLDGLLTEVRLYFPTRFTADELKQAVSAEEVEESLLAEAVAHYEQRERDLPGGPEMMRELERSIMLQIVDQKWREHLAEMDYLREGINLRAMGQQDPLVAWQREGYDMFGQMVAGIDDDYVKYVMHVEVLVDRPAEPELERASYVAPEGPVREVSAPATAPAQPAAAGGGRPSPAAVAGEPAQAPIVKTSAFDKVGRNQPCPCGSGKKFKLCHGR, from the coding sequence ATGAGCGTGTTCAGCAAGATCCTGCGGGCCGGCGAGGGCAAGAAGGTGCGCGCCCTCCAGGGGATCGTGCCCGAGATCAACGCCCTCGAGCCCGAGATCAAGGCGCTCTCGGACGACGCCCTGGCCCACAGGACGGTCGAGTTCCGCGAGCGCATCGCCCGGGCCACGGCCGACGGCGACTCCATCCACGACGTCCTCAACGAGCTGCTCATCGAGGCCTTCGCCGTCGTCCGGGAGGCTGCCTGGCGGGTCATCGGCCAGCGCCACTTCGACGTCCAGCTGATGGGCGGCGCCGCCCTGCACTTCGGGTGGATCGCCGAGATGAAGACCGGTGAGGGCAAGACCCTCGTCTCCACCCTGCCCGTGTACCTCAACGGCCTGAGCAGCCGGGGCGTGCACGTCATCACCGTCAACGACTACCTGGCCAGGCGGGACGCCGAGTGGATGGGCCGGATCCACAACTTCCTCGGGGTCACGGTGGGCCGGGTGAGCCCGGAGATCGAGGGCTCGGACCGCAAGCGGGAGGCGTACGCGTGCGACGTCACCTACGGCACCAACACCGAGTTCGGCTTCGACTACCTGCGGGACAACATGGCGCGCTCGCTGGACGCCATGGTCCAGCGCGGCCACGTCTTCGGCATCGTCGACGAGGTGGACTCCATCCTCATCGACGAGGCCCGCACGCCGCTCATCATCAGCGGCCCGGCCGCCGAGTCGGCGCGCCTCTACTACCAGTTCGCCGGCATCGTCCGAGCCCTCGTGCGCGACGTCGACTACGAGGTGGAGGAGGAGAAGCGGACCGTCGTCCCCACCGAGGAGGGGATCGAGAAGGTCGAGCGCCAGCTCAACGTCGGCAACCTCTACGACGCCGTCTCGGTGAACTACGTGCACCAGCTCCAGAACGCCCTCAAGGCCAAGGAGCTGTTCAAGCGGGACAAGGACTACGTCGTCATGGACGGCGAGGTGAAGATCGTCGACGAGTTCACCGGGCGCATCCTGGACGGCCGGCGCTGGTCGGACGGCCTGCACCAGGCGGTGGAGGCCAAGGAGCGGGTGAAGATCAAGGAGGAGAACCACACCTGGGCGACGGTGACCCTTCAGAACTACTTCCGGCTCTACGAGAAGCTCTCGGGGATGACCGGCACGGCGGAGACCGAGGCCTCGGAGTTCGCCAACACCTACAACCTCCCGGTGGTGCCCATCCCCACCCACCGCCCGATGGTCCGCAACGACCTGGGCGACCTCATCTACAAGACGGAGGAGGCGAAGTTCGCCGCCGTCGTGGACGACGTGGTGGAGCGCAACGAGAAGGGCCAGCCCATCCTCATCGGAACGGCGTCGGTCGAGAAGTCCGAGGTCCTGTCCCGCCTGCTGGACCGGCGCGGCATCCAACACAGCGTCCTCAACGCCAAGCAGCACACCCGGGAGGCCCACATCGTGGCCCAGGCGGGCCGGCTGGGCGGCGTCACGGTCGCCACCAACATGGCCGGCCGGGGCGTCGACATCCTCCTCGGCGGGAACCCCGAGGGATTGGCCCGCAACGAGGTGGTGGCCCAGGGCCTCGATCCCGAGACCGAGGAGGGGGCCGCGCTCCTCGCCGAGCTCATCCCCAAGTTCGAGGCGGAGACCAGGGCCGAGGGCGACGAGATCCGCCAGCTGGGCGGGCTGTACGTCCTCGGCAGTGAGCGCCACGAGAGCCGCCGCATCGACAACCAGCTGCGGGGCCGCGCCGGCCGCCAGGGCGACCCGGGGGAGAGCCGCTTCTTCCTGTCGCTGGAGGACGAGCTGATGCGGCTCTTCGCCACCGGCGCCATGAGCTGGGTGATGGGGAAGGCGCTCCCGGACGACGTGCCCATCGAGGCGAAGATGGTCACCAAGGCCATCGAGCGGGCCCAGAACACCGTCGAGCAGCGCAACGCGGAGATCCGCAAGAACACGCTGAAGTACGACGAGGTGATGAACGAGCAACGCAAGGTCATCTACGGGCGCCGCCGGCAGATCCTCGACGGCACCGACCTGCGGGAGCGCACCCTGGAGATCCTGGCCGCCGCGGTGGAGGGCCTGGTGAAGGGCTATCTCGTCTCCGACTACGCGGAGGACTGGGACCTCGACGGCCTGCTCACCGAGGTCCGCCTCTACTTCCCCACCAGGTTCACCGCCGACGAGCTCAAGCAGGCGGTCTCCGCCGAGGAGGTCGAGGAGAGCCTGCTGGCCGAGGCCGTCGCCCACTACGAGCAGCGCGAGCGCGACCTCCCGGGAGGCCCCGAGATGATGCGGGAGCTCGAGCGCTCGATCATGCTCCAGATCGTCGACCAGAAGTGGCGCGAGCACCTGGCCGAGATGGACTACCTCCGGGAAGGCATCAACCTGCGGGCCATGGGCCAGCAGGACCCGCTGGTCGCCTGGCAGCGCGAGGGCTACGACATGTTCGGGCAGATGGTCGCCGGCATCGACGACGACTACGTGAAGTACGTGATGCACGTCGAGGTGCTGGTGGACCGCCCGGCCGAGCCCGAGCTGGAACGGGCCAGCTACGTCGCCCCCGAGGGCCCCGTGCGGGAGGTGTCGGCCCCCGCCACTGCCCCTGCGCAGCCGGCCGCCGCCGGCGGTGGCCGCCCGTCGCCCGCTGCCGTGGCCGGCGAGCCGGCCCAGGCGCCCATCGTGAAGACGTCGGCGTTCGACAAGGTCGGCCGCAACCAGCCGTGCCCCTGCGGCAGCGGGAAGAAGTTCAAGCTCTGCCACGGCAGGTAG